The following proteins come from a genomic window of Saccharicrinis carchari:
- a CDS encoding ParB/RepB/Spo0J family partition protein: MAKKSALGRGLGALIDNSEDVSRGKPLEGMDEIELTKIVANPWQPRSRFDEEKLEELAASIREVGVIQPLTVRKSGDKYELIAGERRFRASKIAGLQKVPAYVRSADDETMLEMALVENIQREDLDPIEIAISYQRLIDECKLTQESMSERVGKKRATVSNYLRLLKLPGEIQLGLRDKKLGMGHARAIIGVEDPEVQTKIYHEIVKNDYSVRKVEDLVREMATPKAVTPPSGKKAVMPEEYKQLGNQISAVFNTNVQFSRGQKGDGKIVIPFKSDEELERIIAILDKANTKE; this comes from the coding sequence ATGGCAAAAAAAAGTGCTTTAGGAAGAGGGTTAGGAGCCCTCATCGATAATTCAGAAGATGTGTCTCGTGGGAAACCACTGGAAGGGATGGACGAAATTGAACTGACCAAAATCGTTGCTAACCCATGGCAGCCGCGTTCGCGTTTTGATGAGGAAAAGCTGGAGGAACTGGCTGCATCCATACGTGAGGTGGGTGTTATTCAACCCCTCACCGTTCGCAAAAGTGGCGATAAATATGAGTTGATAGCAGGTGAAAGAAGATTCAGAGCTTCAAAAATTGCCGGCTTACAGAAAGTTCCTGCCTACGTGCGCAGCGCTGATGACGAAACCATGCTCGAAATGGCCTTGGTGGAGAATATTCAACGTGAGGATCTTGATCCTATCGAAATTGCCATCAGCTACCAACGCCTGATTGACGAATGCAAGCTCACACAAGAAAGTATGTCGGAGCGGGTGGGCAAAAAACGGGCTACCGTAAGTAATTACCTTCGCTTGCTGAAGTTGCCGGGTGAAATACAATTAGGACTGCGCGATAAGAAATTGGGTATGGGTCATGCACGTGCCATCATTGGGGTGGAAGACCCTGAGGTGCAAACAAAAATTTACCACGAAATAGTAAAAAACGACTATTCAGTTCGCAAGGTAGAAGACCTGGTGCGGGAGATGGCTACCCCTAAGGCCGTAACACCACCAAGCGGTAAAAAGGCGGTAATGCCCGAGGAATACAAACAGCTCGGCAATCAGATATCGGCTGTTTTTAATACGAACGTTCAATTTTCGCGTGGACAAAAAGGCGATGGTAAAATTGTAATACCCTTTAAATCGGACGAAGAATTAGAGCGGATAATTGCCATTTTGGACAAGGCGAATACGAAGGAATAG
- a CDS encoding DUF5683 domain-containing protein, whose product MKFSSVNKYRVFLQVAVWIVILGSCNRAYAQNDNSTIIVEDTIYAKPVTIKTHSPHKATFYSAILPGLGQAYNKKYWKIPILYAGIGGVIYGLDFNTTNYKKYRRAYRDFLIQDPANKSYLEVLPPTISEDQVINGGQYASWFQQALENKKKYYKKYRDLSYVGLALVYVLNLVDASVDAHFKSFDVSNDLSMHVEPTITPVYGGFSGVGVQVRFIF is encoded by the coding sequence TTGAAATTTTCATCGGTGAACAAGTATAGGGTATTTTTGCAGGTAGCGGTGTGGATAGTGATACTGGGGAGTTGTAATAGGGCATATGCCCAAAACGACAATTCCACCATTATTGTTGAGGATACGATATACGCAAAGCCGGTTACCATTAAAACGCACTCGCCACACAAGGCTACTTTTTACTCTGCAATTTTACCCGGTCTGGGGCAGGCTTATAACAAGAAATACTGGAAAATACCCATTTTGTATGCCGGCATAGGTGGGGTTATTTACGGTTTGGATTTTAACACAACCAACTACAAAAAATACAGAAGAGCCTATCGCGATTTTTTAATACAGGACCCGGCTAATAAAAGCTATCTCGAAGTACTGCCACCTACCATTTCTGAGGATCAGGTAATAAATGGTGGACAATATGCCAGCTGGTTTCAGCAAGCGCTTGAAAATAAAAAAAAATACTATAAAAAATACAGAGATTTAAGTTATGTGGGACTGGCTTTAGTTTATGTATTAAACCTGGTAGATGCCAGCGTGGATGCACATTTTAAATCATTCGACGTAAGTAACGATTTAAGCATGCACGTAGAACCAACCATAACGCCCGTTTATGGCGGGTTTAGTGGAGTGGGTGTACAGGTACGCTTTATTTTTTAA
- a CDS encoding lytic transglycosylase domain-containing protein, producing the protein MFRFLTIGAVAVLLTNTLGAQQTVIKDSLTVIADTLQQDSVVLDSDVEKGFFTENLDTVKVDAKVEEEIMPLSFPKDLPDSVYIQRLQAIESPLEFPFNKKVKAYIELYTQRKRGQVEVMLGLSDYYFPMFEEALDAANLPLELKYLPIIESALNPRAFSRAGASGLWQFMYGTGRMYGLKLDSYVDDRRDPLKSTQAAVKFLQDLYNIYGDWYLVIAAYNCGPGNVNKAIYRSGGKRDFWQIYYRLPRETRGYVPAFIAAAYTMNYYKEHRITPKPAKLNEATDTLMISDLLHFNQIAAVTGLSVEKLRALNPQYRRDIIPAKKNTYSLRLPFDATEKFIALEDSIFGYQREKYFVSNRLVVSPESSYNVPVSAPKNKAKVYYTVKSGDAVGLIAEWFNVYSSDLRYWNNIRRNLIKVGQKLVIYVPKDKVEHYKKINSMSYAQKQAGKGKTITASAASNKSQQNSSEFKANEYTYYTVRRGDNLWTIAKRYPGISNQNIMEFNNLTDASKIKPGQRLKIPRKG; encoded by the coding sequence ATGTTTAGGTTTTTAACAATTGGTGCAGTAGCAGTGTTACTGACTAACACTTTGGGAGCACAGCAAACGGTGATAAAGGATTCGCTGACCGTGATTGCGGATACACTCCAACAAGATTCGGTAGTATTAGACAGCGATGTGGAGAAGGGTTTTTTTACCGAAAATTTAGACACGGTTAAAGTAGATGCAAAGGTAGAGGAGGAAATAATGCCCCTAAGCTTTCCGAAAGACTTACCTGATTCGGTATATATTCAACGCTTGCAAGCTATTGAGTCGCCGCTCGAATTTCCTTTTAACAAAAAGGTAAAGGCGTATATCGAACTCTACACCCAACGTAAAAGGGGGCAAGTAGAGGTGATGCTGGGACTCTCGGATTATTATTTTCCCATGTTTGAGGAAGCCTTGGATGCAGCTAATCTCCCCCTGGAGCTCAAGTACCTGCCCATCATTGAGTCGGCACTTAACCCCAGAGCATTTTCACGGGCCGGGGCATCGGGGCTATGGCAGTTTATGTATGGCACCGGCCGTATGTATGGTCTTAAGCTCGACTCCTATGTAGACGATCGCAGGGATCCGCTCAAGTCGACCCAGGCCGCTGTTAAGTTTTTGCAGGATTTGTATAACATTTATGGCGACTGGTACCTGGTGATAGCGGCCTACAATTGCGGACCGGGTAATGTGAACAAGGCCATATACCGTTCGGGTGGTAAGCGCGATTTTTGGCAAATTTATTATCGACTGCCCCGCGAAACAAGAGGCTATGTGCCGGCTTTTATAGCGGCAGCCTATACCATGAATTATTACAAGGAACATAGGATAACGCCTAAGCCCGCCAAACTAAATGAGGCAACCGACACGCTTATGATTTCGGATCTGTTGCATTTTAATCAGATTGCCGCGGTAACAGGCTTGTCTGTAGAAAAATTACGTGCCTTAAATCCGCAATATAGGAGAGATATTATCCCGGCCAAAAAAAATACCTATAGCCTAAGACTGCCCTTCGATGCTACAGAAAAGTTTATTGCTTTGGAAGATTCCATTTTTGGATACCAGCGCGAAAAATATTTCGTATCAAACAGGCTGGTCGTAAGCCCCGAAAGCAGCTATAATGTGCCTGTATCGGCACCTAAAAATAAAGCAAAGGTATATTACACAGTTAAATCGGGCGATGCCGTGGGCTTGATTGCGGAGTGGTTCAATGTGTATTCATCCGACCTTAGATACTGGAACAATATACGTCGTAACCTGATTAAGGTGGGGCAAAAACTGGTTATATATGTGCCCAAAGATAAGGTGGAGCATTATAAAAAAATAAATAGCATGAGTTATGCCCAAAAGCAGGCAGGCAAAGGAAAAACAATCACAGCATCCGCTGCATCGAATAAGTCGCAGCAAAATTCGAGTGAATTCAAGGCGAATGAGTATACATATTACACCGTTCGAAGGGGTGATAACCTATGGACCATTGCCAAGCGCTATCCTGGCATATCCAACCAAAACATAATGGAGTTTAACAACCTGACGGATGCCTCAAAAATCAAGCCCGGACAAAGGTTAAAGATACCTCGAAAGGGCTAG
- a CDS encoding nucleotide sugar dehydrogenase → MLDKLLNKETKLSVIGLGYVGLPIALEFARKMKVVGFDIKPDRVDLMKQNIDPSKELDKTAFDGCDITFTCNADDLKEASFHVVAVPTPINEHNLPNLNPLLGATKTVGQILKKGDVVVFESTVYPGCTEDDCVPILEQESGLKFGLDFKVGYSPERINPGDKEHTLTKILKIVSASDDESLQLIADVYKTIIKAGIHKASSIKVAEAAKIIENTQRDVNIALMNELSLIFDRMDINTYEVLEAAGTKWNFLQFSPGLVGGHCIGVDPYYLTYKANALGYHTKIIDGGRVINDSMGPYVAETTIKKLIRNGHKVNGARILIMGATFKENVSDIRNSKVADVYKELISYSANVDVMDPYADSEELFEEYGYRLLPEITEKYAAIILAVNHKDYIGLDEAYFKSITTDNAIFIDLKGCFRGKVKDMVYWSL, encoded by the coding sequence ATGTTAGATAAATTATTAAATAAAGAAACAAAATTATCCGTAATAGGATTAGGCTATGTGGGCCTGCCTATAGCCCTGGAGTTTGCCCGTAAGATGAAAGTCGTTGGCTTTGATATTAAGCCGGACAGAGTAGATCTGATGAAGCAAAATATTGACCCCAGCAAAGAACTCGACAAAACAGCCTTTGATGGTTGCGACATCACCTTTACTTGTAATGCGGACGACCTGAAAGAAGCAAGCTTTCATGTGGTGGCTGTACCAACGCCCATCAACGAACACAATTTGCCCAACCTAAACCCATTGCTTGGCGCCACCAAAACTGTAGGCCAGATTTTAAAAAAAGGTGACGTAGTAGTTTTTGAATCCACCGTTTACCCCGGATGTACCGAGGACGATTGTGTTCCTATCCTGGAACAGGAATCCGGATTAAAATTTGGCCTAGACTTTAAGGTGGGCTACTCCCCTGAACGCATCAACCCGGGCGACAAAGAGCATACCCTAACCAAGATACTTAAAATTGTTTCGGCCAGCGATGACGAATCCCTGCAGCTTATTGCCGATGTGTACAAAACAATTATAAAAGCCGGCATACACAAGGCCAGTTCCATAAAAGTGGCCGAAGCTGCTAAAATTATCGAAAATACACAGCGCGATGTAAACATTGCCCTGATGAACGAACTATCGCTTATTTTCGACCGCATGGACATTAACACTTACGAAGTACTGGAGGCTGCCGGAACAAAATGGAACTTCTTACAGTTTTCGCCAGGTTTAGTAGGTGGACACTGCATAGGAGTTGATCCGTATTATCTGACCTACAAGGCTAATGCCCTGGGCTATCATACAAAAATAATCGACGGCGGAAGAGTTATCAACGACTCAATGGGTCCCTATGTAGCGGAAACTACGATTAAAAAATTAATCCGAAACGGACACAAGGTGAACGGTGCAAGGATACTGATTATGGGTGCTACTTTTAAGGAAAATGTGAGTGATATACGCAACTCTAAGGTGGCAGATGTTTATAAAGAGCTTATTTCGTATAGTGCCAACGTTGATGTAATGGATCCCTATGCTGACTCCGAGGAATTGTTCGAGGAATATGGATACCGATTGTTACCTGAAATTACCGAGAAATATGCCGCCATAATTTTGGCCGTAAACCACAAGGATTACATCGGACTAGATGAAGCCTACTTTAAAAGCATCACTACCGATAATGCCATTTTTATAGATTTAAAAGGATGCTTTAGAGGTAAGGTAAAGGATATGGTTTATTGGAGCTTGTAA